The window atttattaagttttgATACTTttgtattaaattaattttgttgttATAATATTCTTAATTTTGTTATCTTTAGATTTGTCGAAAATGAGGTTCCTCGTGAAATTAcaaatgatataaaaggagtgatTAAAGGAGTATGGCCAACGTGGAAAAAGGTGCCTAATGATATTAAAGATTTACTTTGGAAAATTTTTAAGGTaagtaatatattttttaattagagCAGCTATTGATTATTTATTCACATACGATATTATATATAATCAttgattatttatttgttttgatgCAGTTGAGATATAATTGAGATAATTTTACCGACAGAGAAATGAAAAAGGTATGGAATGAAAATTCAAGTGAGAGATACAGGGCATCCATTCATTTGGCTAAGTAGCATTATCATCTGCACGAGAAGATTTATGAAGGAAACCAGACATATTAGATATGATAGGTAGAGGACCTGATTGGATGGAAGCTAATATATGGAATGACTTGGTTAAAATTTATCGGAATAAAGAAGATCACAAGATTAAATGTGAAATTGCATGGAAGAATAAAATGACAGCGACGGATGAGTCTACTACCAAGCATACTGGGGATTCAATTTCTTTTGGATCACACCGTGAGAGAATGGTAACTCTCCTTTTCTAACATGTTTATTCCATTAATTTACACATTcgataaatttattatatatttgacATTTAGATATAAATTCAATGTATttcatttgttttattttatattgaCATGTATTATATATGATTGTAGAAAAAAGATTTGGGACGAAATGTGGATGAATTTGAGGTTTTTGAACgaatgcataaaagaaagcaaGGTATTGGAGAGTTTGTGGATAACAAATCAGCTCGAGTTAGTGTAAGTCAAcataattaattattcattaattttcttttagcttATATTAATTCTTACTTGTTGGTTTTTATATTTGTTAAACTAATATAAGCTCTTGTAATATGGACAGGAACAATATAAAGAGAGACAAAATGTTGATGATCAGTCTACTCGACCTTCATTCAATCTCAAATCATGGTGTGATGTGGTGGGCGACCCATGTAAGGGGAGGGTGTACGGATTTGGACGCAATCAACATTTTAGAAGATCATACAATGGGAATTCCATTGAAATGTGCTCTCATGAGAAGAACAAGGAATTATCTCAAGAAATTGAAGACATGTGTGCTATTAGCAAGAGGATGGAGGAAGAAATTACTGAAAGCAAAAATAAATTGGAACTCGTTATCAAAGAAAATAGACAGAGGGAAGAACAACTTATCGAGGAAGGTatgcaaagagaagaaaatctaaaAGAGATGGTTCGTAAAATGATTTAAGAGGCGGGATATACAAATCATTTATATCCAGGAGGATCTGGTCCTCGTGAGCGCCGCGATAAGCGAAATAAAGATTAAATATTGATGTTATCTTTGATTAATGGTTAAATGTATTTAGATGATGTGAATATTTACttatttcaatattaattttatgatacttttgcattagaaattaattgttttaaaaattttaaatttatttggaaTGTGTGCATGTTAAATGTATCATGTAGatgataaatataaataataatataaatttaatgataaatttaaaaatgaagctatatatagatttataaataaaattataaacggatttataaacagattaaaattatatttaatatgttatttgagACGAATTAATAAtgagtttaaaacaaaatttgagACAGAATTTATAAACCGAATTataaatgaatttataaacaaattaaaattatattttttaggtAATTTGAGACAGACTAATGacggatttaaaacaaaattagaaacagaatttatatttttaattaatttcatttggtCAAATAAAAACAGATTCACAaacaaatttttaatttgtttatgaAATTTGAGACGGAATATTTCCGTATCAAATTTAGCCACGGGGGTTTCACTAACGGATATTGGAaacggaatattccgtctcaaataTTCTTTAGAGACGGAAAAATGACTATCAGTGACGGAATTTTTCGTCTCTGAAGCCTTGTTTTCTTATAGTGACGCAGTGGAAATGAAAAGTAAAGCAAACACAAAAAACacagggaatttacttcgttcggagcctgtgacgactcctactcgaaggcccgcgatccttgatcgctttccgtgggcaacaccTATATAACGTAAATATTTACAAGTAAATGAGTACAAGTGCTTAAAGGAAATACCGACAATACAATTGAATTGACAGACGAAGTGGacgattgtcggagtagcagtGTGTAGCCAAAGTGTTCGGAGCAGCGTATGAGCACACAAGTTCTTCTGTTCGAAATCGTTGTTgagaggcctccttttatagcctctgcaaGTATGATctggatccccaagtctcgggatcagctttgacccgaagcggatcggtcgaccgatcctcatgttcgatcgaccgatcctcatgttcggtcgaccgatcagatgatctccgcCGCATCTGAACCGTCGATCCGTCGCTccacttcgatctggtcaaactctatccctaggtttggtcgaccgattccaagtttcggtcgaccgatcagtctcctctgacccgctcacctcgacctgatccagtcgacacttatctaggttcggtcgaccgatcccgaggtccggtcgaccgatccctggtcaaGCCCGGTCTCCTGGAAACCTGATATGccagcttgggggttcggtcgaccgatcccaaggttcggtcgaccgatcccaaggttcggtcgaccgatcccggtcagttctaaccctgcacaaaagtattaatttcctacaaaacagagttagaacacaaaagataatatatagaaataaatttgacagtcaccggactgtccgagtctgacttcgaatttcctaccggaaaccctaggtcgactcaacgcctattgttccctcttccggggaacgcgccctcacctactcctctcaggagatttatctGTTGTCAGtacaatcctccagatcgactggacttttgctcaacgtccgatgcttccggtcttcatgctggatgtccggtcctcaacccatccagacttctacccggttcatgacaccaggattttaacctagggttaccaccccctaggatttttgcctgaagcgtcgacccgccaagacttcccgcatagggttaccaccccctatgacctagggttaccaccccctagggttttccctttgtctaaccgcagctaggactttcctgaaacactcaatcacacacattagataacaattaaacttaactttgaattcctttgacattatcaaaactaaggttcgatcgtcggatgcttcccacaccaacaatctccccctttttgattatggcaaccgaaattcaaaattaagtgaAAGAATGCAATAAAGGTAGATATAAATGAGTACAGACATAAATAGGACATAAGCACATTAACGCTCCCCCTTaatggaagctcccccttaaaataatttcttttaattttgaattttctttaatttccttttaatttctttgaatttccttatactctccccctttgccatatatcaaaataaataagtgagaagaaaaaaaagagtactgaagtaaacacttagctttataaATTAACTTGCTTGTAGGCATTAAAGTCTAAGTgtttcttttaaaagattttcttttaaactataagtttgagaaaatattttgaagtaatttaagtaagtttttcaaattattttcaagtgattttgaataatttttcaaaggatttttaataagttttcaaataatttttcaaaagattttgagattaaaattttcaaatgtttttgaaattactttttaaaagactttaaaggatttttcaaataatttttgaaattaattttcaaataatttttgaaattaattttcaaaggatttttcaaataattttgaaattaattttcaaaggatttttcaaattatttttgaaattaattttcaaataatttttgaaattaattttcaaataatttttgaaattaatcttcaaataattttttaaattaatttttcaaataatttttaaagaatttttcaaataattttgaaattaattttcaaaggatttttcaaataattttgaaattaattttcaaagaatttttaaagaatttttcaaataattttgaaattaattttcaaatgatttttcaaggattttttcaaataattttgaaattaattttcaaaggatttttaaagaatttttcaaataattaattcatttgatttaagttaattaagtcgatttatttgattaaattgaatttattttgattaaactTGATTTATTTgagtaataataatattttttttttataaaaaaatttgattaaactgaatttatttaagactaagtttaacctagatccatctcacccgattctaagttatcaatcaggtaatcttatatAATTTTGTTAGATGGTTATCtgtaatttaggttatttctaaggattaatttacatttgagttaaaattaggtttttcaattagtcaattaaatatatatttcaatgattggttcccaggtcagggcgagactctagaccttcttgggtatgagatcatccaccccttcctagacagaaccgttcaaagaaaatatatatttaattttctttttgaaacccctagatttaactaacaagtgtaaattatgccttgGTCCTTAAATTATcctaaatctaaacatgcataatgtaaaggaaaataaataaacaagcatcaatctatctattggtaaagatggtctttctattggctccccttggatcatagcctcgatagggtctatcaaggtaatggatatgatccttggggacccaatatagtccaagtccaacttgattaaccaagtttgacttgggaacccatgcttgaactatggttttattatttctatttactaaagatagatatgatttatattttttcttgattttaaatccaagtccgaatttgttgtaaacggctcgttgttttccaagaatcagatccaaattcttggaacccatagtgaatcgttccaacgtgtccttgagttctttaatttgagttttcaaattggaattttcttcctcaagttgttggacttgagttgaacttccaattcgaataggctcagttaaagaactcgagtccgtcacttccttaagggacctccttttggagtgacttgacccgaacatTGGATTTAGCCAAATTTTTTACTAAATAAGGTACTAATTCATGCaatttatctaattgaaattcagcaagtaaggcacttacagtggTGTTCGGTCCTTCGGGAACGgatgcggatctgtggcttcgctcggactcggctccCGACTTGCTCTCGGTTTCGGACTCGGTTTCGTCAATGTTTACTTGTACTGGCAgcgcgaggaagcttgtcggttcttctttatcggactcggattcatctgacgactcggaccaggttgcctTCATTGCCTTCTTTTTGTGTTGCTTTTTGTTTGGacaatccggcttgtagtgccccttctggttacatccgtagcaggtgactccagaTCTGTCCTTCGGGTCCGTTTGAGTTGCCCTTTTTGACTTGCATATTTTCCGCACGAGCTTTATCAGTTCggaaataacttcgtcttcgtcctctgcgtctgattcgtctttggactcgggtttggATTTGCGCCTTGACGTCTGTTCGCGCgttctgctggtacctgcaaccaaagcaacacctttcttgaccgagcgtgcattagtctgctcatgcaattctagttCGGAAAACAATTCATTTagttttattgaagataaatccttggaaactttgtaagcatcaaccatggatgcccacaaagtgttcctcggaaaagcgcttagcgcgtaccttattacgtcgcggttttccaccctttggccgatcgcatgaagcccgttgagtaggtcccggatgcgcgcgtgaagctggctcgccgtctcaccttcctgcattttaatattatacagtttatttaaaattaaatcacgcttacttactttagcatcgaaggtgccctcgtgcagttcgatcagttttctccatagctctttggcgcttgagaagggtcctactctgttgagttcttcttttgtaagcccgcattgtagcatgcaagtgGCTTTGGCATCTGCTTCCACCTTCTTCATGATGCTGGTGTCCCAGTTGGTGCAGGAAACCAGTTCTCTGGTGTCGTTACGTGGTAGCTCGAGatcggtctggatgatgatccacatcccgacttgcatcttgaggtggaattccatccggttcttccaatatgcAAAATCATCTCCGGATAAGAGCGGGGGGAGagaagtgctaaagccttcttggagggccattttAAAATAGCTTGCacacacaaaaacaaaaaaaatgtaccaggacttgatcctggattagcattgcggtttgaaaaataaaagaaatgaactcgagtggtgttgcaccaccttcgagcaaaaattgattccgaaaagaaattagaatttagctattaggctaattctaattgactccgtaaaactgaaaataaccACGAAAAatatgcgtgattggtggttgcaccagatcaacgctaccccgctctgataccaattgttggatcgagacgcgctagagggggtgaatagcgctcgcggttaTTTCGTTCGAATCGGAATCGAAGAAActcaagtaacgcagcggaaatgaaaagtaAAGCAAACACAAAAAACACAGGgaatttacttcattcggagcctgtgatgactcctactcgaaggcccgcgatccttgatcgctttccgtgggcaacaccTATATAACGTAAATCTTTACAAGTAAATGAGTACAAGTGCTTAAAGGAAATACCGACAATACAATTGAATTGACAGACGAAGTGGACGATTGCCGGAGTAGCAGTGCGTAGCCAAAGTGTTCGGAGCAGCGTATGAGCACACAAGTTCTTCTGTTCGAAATCGttgttgaagctgcacctcgaggcctccttttatagcctctgcaaGTATGATctggatccccaagtctcgggatcagctttgacccgaagcggatcggttgaccgatcctcatattcggtcgaccgatcagatgatctccgcCGCATCTGAACCGTCGatctgtcgctccgc is drawn from Zingiber officinale cultivar Zhangliang chromosome 1B, Zo_v1.1, whole genome shotgun sequence and contains these coding sequences:
- the LOC122041238 gene encoding uncharacterized protein LOC122041238, with amino-acid sequence MEANIWNDLVKIYRNKEDHKIKCEIAWKNKMTATDESTTKHTGDSISFGSHRERMKKDLGRNVDEFEVFERMHKRKQGIGEFVDNKSARVSEQYKERQNVDDQSTRPSFNLKSWCDVVGDPCKGRVYGFGRNQHFRRSYNGNSIEMCSHEKNKELSQEIEDMCAISKRMEEEITESKNKLELVIKENRQREEQLIEEGMQREENLKEMVRKMI